In Spirochaetota bacterium, the genomic stretch GGCGAAGCGCCCGGCCTATTTCCAGTTTTTAATGGTATGAAGGAGTTTTAATCCGTCGTTTGTCGGGAGGAAGTCGAGCGGATCGAGCGGGATGTCGTTGCACCGGATCTCAAAGTGAAGATGGTTGCCGGTCGAAACCCCCGTGCTCCCGACCAGGCCGACTATTTGTCCCTTTTTGACGAAATCACCTTTTTTTACAAAAAGGGCCGAAAGGTGCGAGTATCTCGTGATAAAGCTGTTCCTGTGCTCGATGTCGATGGTGTTTCCGAAGCCTGCAAGATAGATTGAGCACACCACGCGGCCTTCCATCGACGCGCTCACCGGCTCCCCCCTCCGCGCGGGAATGTCCATGCCGGAGTGAAAGCGTCCGCCCCGCAGTCCCAGGACTGACGATACGTTTTTGACATCATCAATGGGCCAGATGAATTTATCGTCGGAGGTCTCAATTGCCGAGCGGGTGACCCCCCTGGCTGACAGTTTCTCGATATGGCCTTCGGAAAAGGGAACAAAGACATAGGTGCCATGGGACATCTTGCGGGCGGGATTTTCATTGATGGCGTGGACTTCGTCGACGGTGGTGCCGAATTCACGGGCAATCTGTACGAGCGTGCCGT encodes the following:
- a CDS encoding M23 family metallopeptidase, with amino-acid sequence MKERVMRRGVICVIIFLFCFGIAGAREKVFIDNAEIQEYRGRLGKWTMMSSNGTLVQIAREFGTTVDEVHAINENPARKMSHGTYVFVPFSEGHIEKLSARGVTRSAIETSDDKFIWPIDDVKNVSSVLGLRGGRFHSGMDIPARRGEPVSASMEGRVVCSIYLAGFGNTIDIEHRNSFITRYSHLSALFVKKGDFVKKGQIVGLVGSTGVSTGNHLHFEIRCNDIPLDPLDFLPTNDGLKLLHTIKNWK